The DNA window CAtctgaaaaatgagtggccGCGGAAAAACCGGTGGAAAAGCCAGAGCCAAGGCAAAGACCCGCTCCTCCCGTGCTGGGCTCCAGTTCCCAGTCGGCCGTGTCCACAGGCTGCTGCGCAAAGGAAACTATGCGGAGCGTGTCGGTGCCGGCGCCCCCGTCTACCTGGCGGCTGTGCTGGAGTACCTGACCGCTGAGATCCTGGAGTTGGCTGGAAACGCTGCCCGCGACAACAAGAAGACCCGTATCATCCCTCGTCACC is part of the Epinephelus lanceolatus isolate andai-2023 chromosome 5, ASM4190304v1, whole genome shotgun sequence genome and encodes:
- the LOC144463530 gene encoding histone H2A; amino-acid sequence: MSGRGKTGGKARAKAKTRSSRAGLQFPVGRVHRLLRKGNYAERVGAGAPVYLAAVLEYLTAEILELAGNAARDNKKTRIIPRHLQLAVRNDEELNKLLGGVTIAQGGVLPNIQAVLLPKKTEKAVKSK